A genomic stretch from Serratia entomophila includes:
- a CDS encoding DUF3461 family protein, with product MYDNLKSLGINQPEDVDRYSLRQEANNDILKIYFRKDKGEFFAKSVKFKYPRQRKTVVADNAGQGYKEIHEINPNLRYVIDELDQLCQRDQVEVDLKRKILDDLRHLEGVVSHKIAEIESDLEKLTRGK from the coding sequence ATGTACGATAACTTGAAGAGTTTGGGCATCAATCAACCGGAAGACGTCGATCGCTATAGCCTGCGTCAAGAGGCCAATAACGACATCCTCAAGATCTATTTCCGCAAGGACAAGGGCGAGTTCTTCGCCAAGAGCGTGAAGTTCAAGTACCCGCGCCAGCGTAAAACCGTGGTGGCGGACAACGCCGGGCAGGGCTACAAGGAAATCCACGAGATCAACCCGAACCTGCGTTACGTGATCGACGAGCTGGATCAGCTGTGCCAGCGCGATCAGGTGGAAGTGGACCTGAAGCGTAAAATTCTCGACGACCTGCGCCATCTGGAAGGCGTGGTGTCGCACAAAATCGCCGAGATCGAATCCGATCTGGAAAAGCTGACCCGCGGCAAATAA
- a CDS encoding alpha-2-macroglobulin family protein, whose product MDLLKFILRLPFTLIRGAFRLLAGLLVLLGRLFRPLLGNLNWTAPGWWAALSGGLKRAFLRLESGVDKRPKAVSLALLLLLCAAGGAFYGWHWWQNRPQPIEPAPMVYQQTRVEIAKPEPFNYAAQKSPPQTLSLAFSNSAAPLADVGKAVSKGITLKPAAEGQWRWSNGWTLVFTPKKPLPMGAKYDVELDPAALLAPQIKLANTHFTFNLPAFDYQLGQAEYYQDPQDAQKRSAIFNLKFNAPVDVASFEKQVTLGLKEGNAKSEKKLNFSLVYDEKKLNAWVHSEPLKPLDQGGAVHLTVGQGIKALVPANAVGEAKSNWVTVPTLYSLALNDAGAQVVDADGGKGQRALILAFSDAVKDKELANAVNAWLLPQHDPDDAEAAKDPNDFHHWDTDSVAKSVLAQSTPLPLALNEAEDAYQPQFSFRFDAPAHRFVLIEIDNRLTSAGGYKMPKKAYRVVEVPEFPKSLQFMSQGSLLSVNGDKQISVAARNVAGLRLDIKRVIPSQLQHIVSFKSREYSSAEFNRLNDEYFTERFKYQTALNNDQPGEVNYQGIDLSRYLSTNPDSHRGVFLLTLSEWQPNQKPAAEGEAEQGEEQGEDSAAVGDSRFVVVTDLGIVAKRSQDKTQDVFVQSIHSGAPVGNAKVSVVAKNGVTLLNQTTDANGHVRFPALDVYTNERQPVMFLVEKEGDVSFLPTGSYNDRGLDFSRFDVAGEETPTDPRALSSYLFSDRGVYRPGDSFNIGLITRAADWGVGLAGVPVRAEVRDPRDKLMATVPLTLGASGFNELSYTTDENSPTGEWSVYLYLIGKNNDTSTLLGHTAVNVKEFEPDQLKVKLELTPDRRQGWVKPSELQANIDVQNLFGTLAQDRRVTSKLTLRPMYPSFDRFPDYAFYENRQNNDGFETELEDRTTDERGAANIPLDLKSYADATYQLQLLSEAFVAGGGRSVAASARALVSPYDYLVGVKADGDLGYINRDAARHLKVIAIDPSLKQIALPGLRQVLIEQKYISVLTKQDSGVYKYQSKMKEVQLSEQPLALSEQGNDLQLATDRPGDFVLAIEDAQGKTLNRVAYSVAGNANLSRSLDRNAELKLKLNQAEYQPGDEIEVAINAPYTGSGLITIEKDRVYAWQWFHTDTTSSVQKIRLPAGMEGNGYINVQFVRDVNSSEIFMSPLSYGVMPFKISTRARQNGLEVTAPAVIKPGEDLTMTVKTDAPQQVALFAVDEGILQVARYRLKDPLEFFFSKRELSVTSSQILDLILPEFSKLMALTAAPGGDAGEGLDLNLNPFKRKRDKPVAYWSGITEVSGEKQFVYPVPDYFNGKIRVMAISVTPDKIGKAQTAATVRDNFIMTPNVPAMVAPGDEFDVSVGVSNNLEGLNGQSVAVNVQLTPPPQLEVMGNATQSLSLAEKREGVVNFRLRARAALGDAPLAFDARYGDKASRRTISTSVRPAMPYRTQSVMGRMSGASQNVDGLRQMFDAYAQRRAAVSHSPLVLTSGLAQYLADYPYYCSEQIVSRSIPLILQGRHPEMRGGLSQVEVGKQLRNLMGVLRSRQNDSGAIGAWRSSPDADPFVTPYVVQYLLEAKEAGYALPEGMLDEANGALRELAASGFDDLYLLRLRSWAVYLLTRQGEVTTNALAAVQDTLQKRYPDSWKTDLSALYLASSYRLLKMDDEAAALLQPSWQQLSKAYDQAWWTQNYFDPLVQDATRLYLITRHFPEKVASIPPQVLENMVRALKEERYTTYSSAMSILALESYSTQVAAQATGEGGLGIEQLGKGGNAAPQRIAELQGLFAQGQFTADAAAVRFTNGGDAPAWYVVTQAGYDLAAPQKALARGLEITRDYTDEQGKPLEQVRLGQKVNVHLKIRANSKEGQSNLAIVDLLPGGFEVVQQTPPEPAADDSGEGEAQSSGWQSPLAASGSSWAPDYSDIREDRVIIYGSAGTDVQEFVYQIKATNTGSFVIPPAYGEAMYDREVQAMSVSSGKLVVVPAENK is encoded by the coding sequence ATGGATTTATTAAAGTTTATCCTTCGTCTGCCTTTTACATTAATCAGGGGGGCATTTCGCCTGCTGGCCGGGCTGCTGGTTTTGCTGGGGCGCCTGTTCAGACCGCTGCTCGGCAACCTTAACTGGACGGCGCCGGGCTGGTGGGCCGCGCTGTCCGGCGGCCTGAAACGGGCGTTTTTGCGCCTGGAAAGCGGCGTGGATAAACGCCCGAAGGCGGTCAGCCTGGCGTTGCTGCTGCTGTTGTGCGCCGCGGGCGGCGCCTTCTACGGTTGGCACTGGTGGCAGAACCGGCCGCAGCCGATCGAGCCGGCGCCGATGGTGTATCAGCAGACCCGCGTGGAGATCGCCAAGCCCGAGCCGTTCAACTACGCCGCACAGAAATCGCCGCCGCAGACGCTGAGCCTGGCGTTCAGCAATTCGGCGGCGCCGTTGGCCGACGTCGGCAAGGCGGTCAGCAAAGGCATCACGCTCAAGCCGGCCGCAGAAGGCCAGTGGCGCTGGAGCAACGGCTGGACCCTCGTCTTCACGCCGAAAAAACCGCTGCCTATGGGGGCGAAATACGACGTTGAGCTCGATCCCGCCGCTTTGCTGGCGCCGCAGATCAAACTCGCCAACACCCATTTTACCTTTAACCTGCCGGCGTTCGATTACCAGCTGGGGCAGGCGGAGTATTACCAGGATCCGCAAGACGCACAAAAGCGCAGCGCCATCTTTAATCTGAAGTTCAATGCGCCGGTCGACGTGGCCAGCTTTGAAAAACAGGTCACGCTGGGGTTGAAGGAGGGCAACGCCAAGTCGGAGAAAAAGCTGAATTTTTCGCTGGTCTACGACGAGAAAAAGCTCAACGCCTGGGTGCATTCCGAACCGCTGAAACCGCTGGACCAGGGCGGTGCGGTGCATTTGACCGTCGGTCAGGGCATTAAAGCGCTGGTGCCGGCCAACGCCGTCGGCGAGGCGAAAAGCAACTGGGTGACGGTGCCGACGCTGTACAGCCTGGCGCTGAACGACGCCGGCGCGCAGGTGGTGGACGCCGACGGAGGCAAGGGGCAGCGCGCCCTGATCCTCGCCTTCAGCGATGCGGTGAAGGATAAAGAGCTGGCCAATGCGGTCAACGCCTGGCTGCTGCCGCAGCACGATCCCGACGACGCCGAGGCGGCCAAGGATCCGAACGATTTTCACCACTGGGATACCGACAGCGTCGCCAAAAGCGTGCTGGCGCAGTCGACGCCGCTGCCTTTGGCGCTCAACGAGGCGGAAGACGCCTATCAGCCGCAGTTCAGCTTCCGCTTTGACGCCCCGGCGCACCGCTTTGTGTTGATTGAAATCGACAATCGGCTGACCTCGGCCGGCGGATACAAGATGCCGAAAAAGGCTTACCGGGTAGTCGAGGTGCCTGAGTTCCCGAAATCACTGCAGTTCATGTCGCAAGGCTCGCTGCTGTCGGTCAACGGCGACAAACAGATCAGCGTGGCGGCGCGCAACGTGGCCGGGCTGCGCCTTGACATCAAACGGGTGATCCCGAGCCAGCTGCAGCACATCGTTTCCTTCAAAAGCCGGGAATATTCCTCGGCGGAATTTAACCGGCTCAATGACGAGTATTTCACCGAGCGCTTCAAATACCAGACCGCGCTCAATAACGACCAGCCGGGCGAGGTGAATTACCAGGGCATCGATCTTTCGCGCTACCTGTCCACTAACCCGGATTCCCACCGCGGCGTGTTCTTGCTGACGCTGTCCGAATGGCAGCCGAACCAGAAACCGGCGGCGGAAGGCGAGGCGGAGCAAGGCGAGGAGCAGGGAGAAGATAGCGCTGCCGTCGGCGATTCGCGTTTTGTGGTGGTGACCGATTTGGGCATCGTCGCCAAACGTTCGCAGGATAAAACACAGGATGTGTTCGTGCAGTCGATCCACAGCGGCGCGCCGGTCGGCAATGCCAAAGTGTCTGTTGTCGCCAAAAACGGCGTCACCTTGCTCAACCAGACAACCGACGCCAACGGCCACGTGCGATTCCCGGCGCTGGACGTTTACACCAACGAGCGTCAGCCGGTGATGTTTCTGGTGGAAAAAGAGGGGGATGTCTCCTTCCTGCCAACCGGCAGCTATAACGATCGCGGGTTGGATTTCTCGCGCTTCGACGTTGCCGGTGAAGAAACGCCGACCGATCCGCGGGCGCTCAGCAGCTATCTGTTCTCCGACCGCGGCGTTTATCGGCCGGGCGATAGCTTCAATATCGGCCTGATCACCCGCGCCGCAGACTGGGGCGTCGGGCTGGCGGGCGTGCCGGTGCGCGCTGAGGTGCGCGATCCGCGCGACAAGCTGATGGCTACGGTGCCGCTTACCCTTGGCGCCAGCGGTTTCAACGAGTTGAGTTATACCACCGATGAAAACTCGCCGACCGGTGAATGGAGCGTCTATCTGTATCTGATCGGCAAGAACAACGACACCTCGACGCTGCTTGGCCATACCGCAGTCAACGTGAAGGAGTTCGAACCGGATCAACTGAAGGTGAAACTGGAACTGACGCCGGATCGTCGGCAGGGCTGGGTGAAACCTTCGGAGCTGCAGGCCAACATCGACGTGCAAAACCTGTTCGGCACGCTGGCGCAGGATCGTCGGGTAACCTCGAAGCTGACGCTGCGGCCGATGTATCCGAGCTTTGACCGTTTCCCTGATTACGCATTCTATGAAAATCGGCAAAACAACGACGGTTTTGAAACCGAGCTGGAAGACCGCACCACCGATGAGCGGGGAGCGGCCAATATCCCGCTCGACCTGAAGTCCTATGCCGACGCCACCTACCAGCTGCAGCTGCTGTCGGAAGCCTTTGTCGCCGGCGGCGGGCGCTCGGTGGCCGCCAGCGCGCGGGCGCTGGTATCGCCTTATGATTACCTGGTGGGCGTGAAGGCGGATGGCGATCTGGGCTACATCAACCGCGATGCGGCGCGCCATCTGAAGGTGATCGCCATCGATCCGTCGTTGAAACAGATTGCTTTGCCGGGCCTCAGGCAGGTGCTGATCGAACAGAAATACATTTCGGTGCTGACCAAGCAGGATTCGGGGGTATACAAGTACCAGTCGAAGATGAAGGAAGTGCAGCTGTCGGAGCAACCGCTGGCGCTGAGTGAACAGGGCAACGACCTGCAGCTTGCGACCGACCGGCCGGGCGATTTCGTGCTGGCGATCGAGGATGCACAGGGCAAGACGCTTAATCGCGTCGCGTACAGCGTGGCCGGCAACGCCAATCTCAGCCGCTCGCTGGACCGCAACGCCGAACTGAAGCTGAAGCTGAACCAGGCGGAGTACCAACCCGGCGACGAGATTGAAGTGGCGATCAACGCGCCTTATACCGGCAGCGGCCTGATCACCATCGAGAAAGACCGGGTTTACGCCTGGCAGTGGTTCCATACCGATACCACCAGTTCGGTGCAAAAAATTCGTTTGCCGGCCGGCATGGAAGGCAACGGCTACATCAACGTGCAGTTCGTGCGCGACGTCAACTCCAGCGAGATCTTCATGAGCCCGCTGAGCTACGGCGTAATGCCGTTCAAAATCAGCACTCGCGCCCGGCAAAACGGGCTGGAAGTGACGGCGCCGGCGGTGATCAAACCGGGGGAAGACCTGACGATGACGGTGAAAACCGATGCGCCGCAGCAGGTGGCGCTGTTCGCCGTCGACGAAGGCATTCTGCAGGTGGCCCGCTACCGGTTGAAAGATCCGCTGGAGTTCTTCTTCAGCAAGCGCGAGCTGAGCGTAACCAGCTCGCAAATTCTCGATCTGATCCTGCCGGAGTTCAGCAAGCTGATGGCGCTGACGGCGGCGCCGGGCGGCGATGCGGGGGAAGGGTTGGATCTCAACCTGAACCCGTTCAAACGCAAGCGCGACAAGCCGGTGGCTTACTGGTCAGGCATTACGGAAGTGAGCGGCGAGAAGCAGTTCGTCTACCCGGTGCCGGACTACTTCAACGGCAAGATTCGGGTGATGGCGATCTCGGTGACGCCGGACAAAATCGGCAAGGCGCAAACCGCCGCGACGGTGCGCGATAATTTTATCATGACGCCAAACGTGCCGGCGATGGTGGCGCCCGGGGATGAGTTCGATGTCAGCGTCGGCGTCAGCAACAACCTTGAAGGGTTGAATGGCCAATCGGTCGCGGTGAACGTTCAACTGACGCCGCCGCCGCAGCTCGAGGTGATGGGCAACGCGACGCAAAGCCTTTCGTTGGCGGAAAAACGCGAAGGCGTGGTCAACTTCCGCCTGCGCGCCCGCGCAGCGTTAGGGGACGCGCCATTGGCGTTCGACGCCCGCTACGGCGACAAAGCCAGCCGCCGCACCATCAGCACTTCGGTGCGCCCGGCGATGCCGTACCGCACCCAGTCGGTCATGGGGCGTATGAGCGGCGCCAGCCAGAACGTCGACGGCCTGCGCCAGATGTTCGACGCCTATGCGCAGCGCCGGGCGGCGGTTTCCCATTCGCCGCTGGTGTTGACCAGCGGGTTGGCGCAGTACCTGGCGGATTACCCCTATTACTGTTCTGAGCAGATAGTCAGCCGGTCGATTCCGCTGATCCTGCAAGGCCGCCACCCGGAAATGCGCGGCGGCCTGAGCCAGGTGGAGGTCGGCAAGCAGCTGCGCAACCTGATGGGCGTGCTGCGTTCCCGCCAGAATGACAGCGGCGCCATCGGCGCATGGCGCTCATCGCCGGACGCCGATCCCTTCGTCACGCCGTATGTCGTGCAGTACCTGCTGGAGGCGAAAGAGGCAGGGTATGCGCTGCCGGAGGGCATGCTTGACGAAGCCAACGGCGCGTTGCGCGAGCTGGCGGCCAGCGGTTTTGACGACCTGTATTTGCTGCGCCTGCGCAGCTGGGCGGTTTATCTGCTGACGCGCCAGGGCGAGGTGACCACCAACGCCCTGGCGGCAGTGCAGGATACGTTGCAAAAGCGCTACCCGGACAGCTGGAAAACCGACCTGAGCGCGCTGTATCTGGCGTCCTCCTACCGGTTGCTGAAGATGGACGACGAAGCCGCCGCGCTGCTGCAGCCAAGCTGGCAGCAGCTGAGCAAAGCCTATGACCAGGCCTGGTGGACGCAGAACTATTTCGATCCGCTGGTGCAGGATGCGACGCGTCTTTATCTGATTACCCGCCATTTCCCGGAGAAGGTGGCGTCGATCCCGCCGCAGGTGCTGGAAAATATGGTGCGGGCGTTGAAAGAAGAGCGCTACACCACCTATTCCTCTGCAATGAGCATTCTGGCGCTGGAGAGCTATTCCACCCAGGTGGCGGCGCAGGCCACCGGTGAAGGGGGGCTCGGCATCGAGCAGCTTGGCAAGGGCGGCAATGCGGCGCCGCAGCGTATCGCCGAACTGCAGGGGCTGTTCGCGCAGGGGCAGTTTACCGCTGACGCCGCCGCCGTGCGCTTCACCAACGGCGGCGATGCGCCCGCCTGGTACGTGGTGACGCAGGCCGGTTATGACCTCGCGGCGCCGCAGAAAGCGCTGGCGCGCGGGCTGGAGATCACCCGGGATTACACCGATGAACAGGGCAAACCGCTGGAGCAGGTTAGGTTGGGGCAAAAGGTGAACGTCCACCTGAAGATCCGCGCCAATTCTAAAGAAGGGCAGAGCAATTTGGCGATCGTCGATCTGCTGCCGGGCGGGTTCGAAGTGGTGCAGCAAACGCCGCCGGAGCCGGCTGCCGACGATAGCGGAGAGGGCGAAGCGCAAAGCAGCGGTTGGCAGTCGCCATTGGCGGCTTCCGGCTCCAGCTGGGCGCCGGATTACAGCGATATCCGCGAGGATCGGGTGATCATTTACGGTAGCGCCGGCACCGACGTGCAGGAGTTCGTTTATCAGATCAAGGCGACGAATACCGGCAGCTTCGTGATCCCGCCGGCCTATGGCGAAGCCATGTATGACCGCGAGGTGCAGGCTATGTCGGTGAGTAGCGGCAAGCTGGTGGTGGTACCGGCGGAAAATAAATAA
- the pbpC gene encoding penicillin-binding protein 1C, with amino-acid sequence MKILKTPWLQNGLMAIFLLTLVLGAVRLWPHPPLSQGLPLSSAYYDRHGALMRITLANDERYRLWTPLEQVSPLAVRGLLLHEDRWFYYNPGFNPVSLARGFWRSYIAGGKMQGGSTISMQLARMRWHLNTRTPGGKLQQVLRAVQLELSYSKHDILEAYLNYAPYGRNIESVGAASLIYFGKAPRDLTLPEALTLAVLPQSPSYRLEPKTGVLGAALTQARHRLFQRWQQAYATDGSQRALFQLPLALRQPEQMPYIAPHFIEQLRQQTQQLVRRDTRVDTTLDAGLQLLVERQVNAFIARNRSRGIHNAAALLVDSRDMGVRALVGSADYYNRQIQGQVNGTNAKRSPGSTLKPFIYALGMEQGVLHPMTILKDVPSSFGAYAPENFDRRFLGPVTATDALNFSRNIPAVYVASQLRQPSFYQFLRLSGVANMASENHYGLALVLGGGEVTAQELAKLYALLANRGELRPLRMLRGDARPPPVRLLSEEASFITLDMLRQHRRPGDTLAARASSLPVYWKTGTSWGFRDAWSVGIFGPYVLVVWEGNFDSSGNNALVGAAAAAPLFFNIIDSLNASYPALREPRHPWPKRLRRVDICLASGDLPTPWCRQKGKTWFIPGKSPIKVDSVYRPVVLDIQSGEVACPPYDPAQTRTEVFEFWPSDLANVFAQAGLPKRAPPVNRCKDNGIAVGGNAPRITSPLKNTTYTLRQSQQGRDKIAFNAVTDADSKTLYWFVDDIYLGSSASKRAIDWRPVNNGQYRIRAVDDRGRADSRLVTIEWVN; translated from the coding sequence ATGAAAATCCTGAAAACACCCTGGTTGCAAAATGGGCTGATGGCGATATTCCTGCTGACGCTGGTGCTGGGCGCCGTTCGGCTCTGGCCGCATCCGCCGCTCTCCCAGGGCTTGCCGCTGTCTTCCGCCTATTACGATCGCCACGGCGCGCTGATGCGCATCACGCTGGCCAATGACGAACGCTATCGCCTGTGGACGCCGCTGGAGCAGGTTTCCCCGCTGGCGGTGCGCGGGCTGTTGCTGCACGAGGATCGCTGGTTCTACTACAACCCCGGTTTCAACCCCGTCAGCCTGGCGCGCGGTTTTTGGCGCAGCTATATCGCCGGCGGCAAGATGCAGGGCGGTTCGACCATCAGCATGCAGCTGGCGCGCATGCGCTGGCATCTCAATACCCGCACGCCGGGGGGCAAGCTGCAGCAGGTGCTGCGCGCCGTTCAGCTGGAGCTTAGCTACTCCAAACATGACATTCTGGAAGCCTATCTTAATTACGCCCCCTATGGCCGCAACATCGAGAGCGTCGGCGCCGCCAGCCTGATCTATTTCGGCAAGGCGCCGCGGGATTTGACCCTGCCGGAAGCGCTGACGCTGGCCGTCTTGCCGCAGTCGCCAAGTTATCGGCTGGAGCCTAAAACCGGCGTGCTGGGCGCCGCCCTGACGCAGGCGCGCCACCGGCTGTTCCAGCGCTGGCAGCAAGCTTACGCCACCGACGGCAGCCAACGGGCATTGTTTCAACTGCCGCTGGCGCTGCGCCAGCCCGAGCAGATGCCTTATATCGCACCGCATTTTATCGAGCAGCTGCGCCAGCAGACTCAGCAGTTGGTTCGGCGGGATACCCGCGTCGACACTACGTTGGATGCGGGGTTGCAGCTGCTGGTGGAAAGGCAGGTAAACGCCTTTATCGCCCGCAACCGGAGCCGGGGGATCCATAACGCCGCAGCGTTGCTGGTGGACAGCCGCGATATGGGGGTAAGGGCGTTGGTGGGCTCGGCGGATTATTACAACCGCCAGATCCAGGGGCAGGTGAACGGCACCAATGCCAAACGCTCCCCCGGCTCGACGCTGAAGCCCTTTATCTATGCGTTGGGCATGGAGCAGGGCGTGCTGCATCCTATGACCATTCTGAAAGATGTGCCCTCATCCTTTGGCGCCTACGCGCCGGAGAATTTTGACCGGCGCTTCCTCGGCCCGGTAACCGCCACCGACGCCCTGAACTTCAGCCGCAATATTCCCGCCGTCTATGTGGCATCGCAGCTGCGGCAGCCGAGTTTTTATCAGTTTCTGCGCTTGTCCGGCGTCGCCAATATGGCCAGCGAGAATCACTATGGGCTGGCGCTGGTTCTGGGCGGCGGCGAGGTGACGGCGCAAGAGCTGGCGAAGCTGTATGCCCTGCTGGCCAACCGCGGCGAGCTGCGCCCGTTGCGCATGCTGCGCGGCGATGCGCGGCCGCCGCCGGTGCGTCTGCTGAGCGAAGAGGCCAGCTTCATCACGCTGGATATGCTGCGCCAGCACCGTCGGCCGGGCGATACCCTGGCCGCGCGCGCGTCGTCGCTGCCGGTGTACTGGAAAACCGGCACTTCCTGGGGGTTCCGCGACGCCTGGAGCGTGGGGATTTTCGGCCCCTACGTGCTGGTGGTGTGGGAAGGCAACTTCGACAGCAGCGGCAACAATGCGTTGGTCGGTGCCGCCGCCGCCGCGCCCTTGTTCTTCAACATCATCGACAGCCTGAACGCCAGCTACCCGGCCCTGCGGGAGCCAAGGCATCCGTGGCCGAAACGGCTGCGGCGGGTGGATATCTGCCTGGCCAGCGGCGATTTGCCGACTCCCTGGTGCCGGCAGAAGGGCAAAACCTGGTTTATCCCCGGCAAATCGCCGATCAAGGTCGACAGCGTTTATCGCCCGGTGGTGCTGGATATTCAAAGCGGTGAAGTCGCCTGCCCGCCCTATGATCCGGCACAAACCCGCACCGAGGTGTTTGAGTTCTGGCCTTCCGATCTGGCCAACGTTTTCGCCCAGGCAGGTTTGCCGAAGCGCGCGCCGCCGGTCAACCGCTGCAAGGATAACGGTATCGCCGTCGGCGGCAACGCGCCGCGCATCACCTCGCCGCTGAAGAACACGACCTATACCCTGCGGCAGTCGCAGCAGGGGCGTGACAAAATCGCCTTCAATGCGGTGACCGACGCCGACAGTAAAACGCTGTACTGGTTTGTCGACGATATTTATCTCGGCAGCAGCGCCAGCAAAAGGGCCATTGACTGGCGGCCGGTCAACAATGGGCAGTACCGCATCCGGGCGGTGGACGATCGCGGCCGGGCCGACAGCCGGCTGGTAACCATCGAATGGGTTAACTAG
- a CDS encoding YqcC family protein, protein MSIHNQVRHSLQAIERSMRELALWQAAPPETEAFASTEPFCVDSMQAEEWLQWVFLPRMYALLDAQAPLPTRFALTPYFELALKDKDPSCLPLLVILQNLDNMLNKEP, encoded by the coding sequence ATGAGTATACATAATCAGGTTCGCCACAGTTTGCAGGCGATTGAACGGTCAATGCGCGAACTGGCCCTGTGGCAGGCTGCGCCGCCGGAGACAGAGGCCTTCGCCAGCACCGAACCCTTCTGCGTCGACAGCATGCAGGCCGAAGAGTGGCTGCAATGGGTGTTCCTGCCGCGCATGTATGCGTTGTTGGATGCTCAGGCGCCGTTGCCGACGCGTTTTGCCCTCACGCCGTATTTCGAACTGGCGCTGAAAGACAAAGATCCCAGCTGCCTGCCGCTGCTGGTGATATTGCAGAATCTGGACAACATGCTGAATAAAGAGCCGTAA
- a CDS encoding flavodoxin — translation MAQVGIFVGTVYGNSLLVAEEAENILREQGHEVKLFEEGRLEAWQFYRQHYALVITSTTGQGDLPDSIAPLFHAIRDQVGYQPELHYGLIALGDSSYDNFCGAGRAFDALLQEQGATRVGETLEIDAMEQPEPEVVSCPWVEQWGSLLK, via the coding sequence ATGGCTCAGGTTGGTATCTTCGTGGGAACCGTTTACGGTAATTCGCTGTTGGTGGCGGAAGAGGCGGAAAATATCCTCAGGGAACAGGGCCATGAGGTCAAACTGTTCGAAGAGGGCCGGCTGGAGGCCTGGCAATTTTATCGCCAGCACTACGCGCTGGTGATCACTTCGACCACCGGGCAGGGCGATCTGCCGGACAGCATTGCGCCGTTGTTCCACGCCATCCGCGACCAGGTCGGCTACCAGCCGGAGCTGCACTATGGGCTGATTGCGCTGGGTGACAGCAGCTATGACAATTTCTGCGGCGCCGGGCGCGCGTTCGATGCGCTGCTGCAGGAGCAGGGCGCGACCCGCGTAGGTGAAACGCTGGAGATTGACGCCATGGAACAGCCGGAGCCGGAGGTCGTCTCCTGTCCGTGGGTCGAGCAGTGGGGCAGCTTGCTGAAATGA
- the truC gene encoding tRNA pseudouridine(65) synthase TruC: protein MIEVLYRDEHLVAVNKPSGWLVHRSWLDRHETRFMMQTVRDQIGQHVFTVHRLDRPTSGVLLMALSSEVARLLSQQFEQHQVQKTYHAVVRGYVQEGATLDYPLTEELDKIADKHATADKGPQPAVTHYRPLAQVDMPVAIGRYESARYSLLELKPENGRKHQLRRHMVHLRHPIIGDSKHGDLRQNRGMALHFGCARLMLHASHLQLNHPVTGQPLHISARWDEPWQGVMAQFGWAGVFPELAGVEFNAGNGQDS from the coding sequence GTGATTGAGGTTTTGTACCGGGATGAGCACCTGGTGGCGGTGAACAAACCGTCCGGCTGGCTGGTGCACCGCAGCTGGCTGGATCGCCACGAAACGCGGTTTATGATGCAGACGGTGCGTGACCAGATCGGTCAACACGTGTTCACCGTGCATCGCCTCGACCGCCCAACCTCCGGCGTGCTGTTGATGGCGTTGTCCAGCGAGGTGGCGCGCCTGCTGTCGCAGCAGTTCGAGCAACATCAGGTGCAGAAAACCTATCATGCGGTGGTGCGCGGCTACGTGCAGGAGGGGGCGACCCTTGACTACCCGCTGACGGAAGAACTGGATAAGATCGCCGATAAGCATGCGACGGCCGACAAGGGCCCGCAACCGGCGGTGACCCACTATCGGCCGCTGGCGCAGGTAGATATGCCGGTCGCCATTGGGCGCTACGAGAGCGCGCGCTACAGCCTGCTGGAGCTGAAACCGGAAAACGGCCGCAAGCATCAGCTGCGCCGCCATATGGTGCACCTTCGCCATCCGATCATCGGCGACAGCAAGCACGGCGATCTGCGCCAGAACCGCGGTATGGCGCTGCACTTCGGCTGTGCGCGGCTGATGCTGCACGCCAGCCATCTGCAGCTGAACCACCCGGTGACCGGCCAACCGCTGCACATTTCCGCACGTTGGGATGAACCCTGGCAGGGCGTGATGGCGCAGTTTGGTTGGGCGGGGGTTTTCCCTGAACTTGCCGGGGTTGAGTTTAACGCGGGTAACGGTCAGGATAGCTGA